One window from the genome of Candidatus Didemnitutus sp. encodes:
- a CDS encoding immunoglobulin domain-containing protein → MSLSGYTLPTQTGRRASFASDDDFLGYVEQQSFAYFWAAQHPLTGLTPDRASNLDLCSIAAVGFGLSSTNVAVSRGWITRAAARERVRTTLQFLVNLPQGPATSGVAGYRGWFYHFLDTNTGLRAGTCELSTIDTALLLLGVIDCALYYDGADATEVAIRQAADTLVNRVDWGFVLRPDHLVAMDWKPETGYHPNGWSGYNEAMALYVLGLGVADHPLPAESWAAWTATYQWKVHSGYSYLWCVTGALFTHQYSHCWIDFRGIADPYLRAHGDGIDYFENSRRATLAQQAYAVARPFANYSALEFGITACDGPNATIGGVVYSGYDGRGAPPGRPTTIDDGTLSPTALLGSVPFAPEACVPALRHLYDTYGASIWSDYGYCDAFNITANRWFDPDVIGISVGTNILMIENHRSAEVWRRLLRSPIIQRGLQRAGFTAPPPDDVAATAASPTQIAVTWTDRAEFETGFQIEASTDGGATFISMATAPANATSANFAARAGTTYLVRVRTTNVAGLSGAKGAVSVSTPATISITTQPTGVTATVGQLVTLRVGASGTAPLSYQWFKGGVALTGATADTLAFASVQASDAGNYYVVVTNREGSAESQPATITVNVPLPPTPAPSRGGGGGGAPSLWSVLLCALLALVRAFGKPRRAAV, encoded by the coding sequence ATGTCGCTTTCCGGATACACCCTGCCGACGCAAACGGGTCGCCGCGCGAGCTTCGCCAGTGACGATGATTTTCTCGGCTACGTCGAGCAGCAGAGCTTCGCGTATTTTTGGGCCGCGCAACATCCGCTCACCGGACTTACGCCCGATCGGGCGTCGAATCTCGACCTGTGCAGCATCGCCGCGGTCGGCTTTGGCCTGAGCAGCACCAACGTCGCCGTGTCGCGCGGCTGGATTACGCGGGCCGCGGCGCGTGAGCGCGTGCGCACGACGCTGCAGTTCCTCGTCAACCTGCCGCAAGGTCCGGCGACCAGCGGGGTGGCGGGCTATCGCGGCTGGTTCTACCATTTCCTCGATACCAACACCGGCTTGCGCGCCGGCACTTGCGAACTCTCGACGATCGACACCGCGCTGCTGCTGCTCGGTGTGATCGATTGTGCGCTTTACTACGACGGCGCCGATGCGACCGAAGTGGCGATTCGCCAGGCCGCCGACACACTCGTGAACCGCGTCGATTGGGGCTTCGTGCTGCGGCCGGACCATCTCGTGGCGATGGACTGGAAACCCGAAACCGGCTACCACCCGAACGGTTGGTCCGGCTACAACGAGGCGATGGCGCTCTACGTTCTCGGCCTCGGCGTGGCCGACCATCCGCTGCCGGCCGAATCGTGGGCGGCGTGGACCGCGACCTACCAATGGAAGGTCCACTCGGGCTACAGTTATCTCTGGTGCGTCACCGGCGCGCTTTTCACGCACCAATACTCGCATTGCTGGATCGACTTCCGGGGCATCGCCGATCCCTACCTGCGCGCGCATGGCGACGGCATCGACTATTTCGAAAACTCCCGGCGCGCGACGCTCGCGCAGCAGGCCTACGCAGTGGCGCGGCCGTTTGCCAATTACAGCGCGCTCGAGTTCGGCATCACGGCGTGCGACGGGCCGAACGCCACGATCGGCGGTGTTGTTTATTCCGGCTACGACGGACGTGGCGCGCCGCCCGGACGCCCCACGACGATCGATGACGGCACGCTCTCGCCCACGGCGCTGCTGGGCTCGGTGCCGTTCGCGCCCGAGGCGTGCGTGCCGGCGTTGCGGCATCTCTACGACACCTACGGCGCGTCGATCTGGTCCGACTACGGCTACTGCGATGCCTTTAACATCACCGCGAACCGCTGGTTCGACCCGGACGTCATCGGCATCAGCGTCGGCACGAACATTCTCATGATCGAGAACCACCGCAGCGCCGAAGTGTGGCGCCGCCTGTTGCGGAGCCCGATCATCCAGCGCGGGCTGCAACGCGCCGGCTTCACCGCACCGCCGCCCGACGACGTGGCGGCGACCGCGGCCTCGCCGACGCAGATTGCCGTGACGTGGACGGATCGCGCGGAGTTCGAGACCGGCTTCCAGATCGAAGCGTCGACCGATGGTGGTGCGACCTTCATCTCCATGGCGACCGCGCCTGCGAATGCCACTAGCGCGAATTTCGCTGCGCGCGCCGGGACGACCTATCTCGTGCGCGTGCGGACGACCAATGTCGCCGGCCTTTCCGGTGCGAAAGGCGCGGTGAGCGTGAGCACGCCCGCGACGATCTCGATCACGACGCAACCGACAGGTGTGACCGCGACAGTCGGACAACTCGTGACCTTGCGCGTCGGGGCGAGTGGCACGGCGCCGCTGAGTTACCAGTGGTTCAAAGGCGGCGTCGCACTGACCGGCGCCACGGCTGACACGCTCGCGTTCGCGAGCGTGCAGGCAAGCGATGCGGGAAACTATTACGTGGTCGTGACGAACCGCGAAGGCTCGGCGGAAAGCCAACCGGCGACCATCACGGTCAACGTGCCCCTGCCGCCGACACCCGCGCCATCTCGCGGCGGCGGAGGTGGTGGCGCGCCGAGCCTCTGGTCCGTGCTGCTCTGTGCGTTGCTGGCACTCGTGCGAGCGTTTGGAAAACCACGGCGTGCGGCGGTGTAG